ATTTGTTTATGCATAACCCTCTGAATTATAAATGTCAATTAGTTCATTTAAGAATAGTGCAGTATGTATTGTATATACTATTCGCCTAAAACTTTTGTTGCTTTGTCGTAGTGTAAAATAATGCCGTCTGTAGTAATTTGTTGATTTTATGTCGCACTGACGTTTTCCAATACTGTACATCTATTATATTGtcattgaacttgtattgaatgtgGTAAATCTGTCATTATAGAGTAATATGAATAGATTATGAGCTACTTTTGATGCATGGCCTGTATTGGCAAGATGAAGACGAGGTCTTGTAGAAAAACACAGCTCACCGATTGAAGATTTAAAGAACGTGGCATTCTATTTGAGTATGTCAAATATTGTCCACATTCAGGACTAAATATATGACTGAATATAACATCGAATCAAGAGCTGTGACACTTTTCACTTTTCTAAAACACAGCTTATGATGACCAATTAGATATCATTTCAGACATTGTCTGCACAAACCAGAAACTAAACCtggaaattaaaaaatgtttatgattttgaaacatggaaaacaaagaaaagttttggcataaaattaataataaatatttcagaTTCTGCAAGTTATTGTGTGACTGAGCATATTAACTCttctttccttgcttccattgaaaggGACGTACTAAGACATTCTTAAATTCACTTTTCTTTGTTTTGGGGCGGctgaggctcaggtggtagagcgggtcggccactaatcgcagggttggtggttcgattcccggcccacatgactccacatgccgaagtgtccttgggcaagacactgaaccccaagttgctcccaatggcaggctagcaccttgcatgcagctctgccgtcattgatatgggtgaatgggacacagtgtaaagtgctttgaataccttttaaggttaaaaaggccctaaataagtgcagaccatttaccattcaaattcaaaagcattttttaccatgcacatttatttaattctatttttatctATTCAGAATTATAAGCCATTGCAGCACAAAATATctattaaagatgaagtgtgtcatttctgcgccactagtgcCGCCGAACAGAAGGGCAAGAATGCACGTTGTTTTCAGATACACCCCATCTGACACTGATCGAAAAAACATAGTCCCAAGAGAGTATTTGAACACcaaaaaagttcattttaaaagCACACAGATGAAGCCAGAGTCACAACATGAAAAGTCGCAGTGTGTCACAAATCTGTTGACATGTTCTAGATTATTTCACTGGattgttgtatttttattgttgtgACCCCACACCTGATGAAGCCCTGCAGTATTCTTAAAAGTTAATCCACATGAGGTTTAAATAATCTCTAATCTGGCAGTGAGCTATTTGCATGGGCTCTTCATCTACTGTTTTCAGGCATTCACATTATAAAGTGTGTCAGCTCCAGCCGACCGCTTCAGTCTCTGTCTATCTACCGGTGTCCTGTATTTAGGTCAAATGATGATGGCAGTGATGACAAAAATCATTACGACATTTAGTTCTAACAGTATTGGAAACCAGTATTATCTGTGTTCTACTGACACCGGTCAATGTATTATCAGTCAAATCAAACACTGGCAGCTAAAACTTAACTTCTTTGAATAAATATGGATATAATTAACAGAAAGAAAAAACTTGACACTCTGTTTAGagtttaattcaaaataaataaaaaaagttcatgaaaatatatgtaaaaataataaataaatcataataaatgtaataatacaaaatatgtcataaaaacagaaatatatgtttattaatcattaaaaatgtatatacataatgATTGTTTTTCATCAGAATTTCTGCCAATTTGTATACCGCCTCATACTTTCTGATGTGATATAATTATCAAGCTTCCCAATGAGAACGTTAtccttgcagtaatttcctcaacAAGAACATCCAGCataacataatattatatattaatattattttccactttcaatgagtaaatttttttaaccaacatcagttctgatcataactaccaaatattcatttattttcaggatttaaacactttaaatgccagttttttttttatataatgccacacacacacacagacacacacacacacacacacacacacacacacacacacacacacacacgttgtgtttccatgttttatggggactttccatagacataatggtttttatactgtacaaactttatattctatcccctaaacctaaccctacccctaaacctaaccctcacagaaaactttctgcatttttacattttcaaaaaacataatttagtatgatttataagctgttttcctcatggggaccaacaaaatgtccccacaaggtcaaaattttcgggttttactatccttatggggacatttggtccccacaaagtgataaatacacgctcacacatacacacacgtacacacacacacacacacacacacacacacacacacacacatttatcaatacacacatacaaaacacactctgaaatccataccaataCACCCACACAATGTTATCtgtatcatttattcagttgtcctgcaggtctctataatacagtaaacagagaataggggaaaaggatgtatttgctccataggctaaacatgaaaaaaaaaatggcgccatctggtggaaaaaaataaaacatttaaattttgaaGCCAGAGCTCCTGcatgagtcaagtcaagtggtttttacaaaacataataaaagcataatatcatagaattcatgattttatgctttaatgccACTGTGGTCAAATATTGGGTtatcaatggggacatttttgtcctgaaggtcctgagtgtatctgttttgtgtacacagtgtgttatagatgtattataggaactgaggttgaaatatcaaaattcccccaaaaatacacaccttttgaCCAGATtcatgccattggcattaacacagccaaaataataaaaaaaaaaaagaaaaaaaaagaaaaagacaaacatttcCTGAAGGTTGTACAAGGGttaaaaaatatttgagaacttctTTAAAAGAtttcaagaattgcacttagAAACATTCTTACGAACTTCTTATAATTTATACTAAGAACTTTCTTAAGGCTCGTCTGAATTTTACCAAAACAcatcttgatgatcctcaaatctTTTGGGAggatgttctgtggactgatgagtcaaaagtggaactgtttggaagacaggggtcccattacatctggaGTAATTCAAACACAGAATTTCACAAAATGAACATCATATCTactgtcaagcatggtggtggtagtgtgttgtgtcgggatgctttgctgcttcagggcgacttgcaataattgaaggaaacatgaattctgatctcaacagaaaatcctaaaggagaacgtccggtcatcagtccgtgagttgaagatcaagagcaactggattatgcagcaagacaatgatctaaatcataggagtaagtccacctctggctccaaagaagcaaaatgaaagttttggagtggtctagtcaaagtcctgattgAGATGTTGTGGCAGGACCAtaaacaggcagttcatgctcgaaaaccctccaatgtggcttaACTAAAGCAGTTCTACAAAGAAGAGTGAGCCAAAATTCAACCACAggctgatctccagttatcagaagtgtttggttgcagttgttgctgctaaaggtggcacaaccagctattacgtttaagggggcagttagttttcacatgggtgatgtaggtgttggataacttttttttaaattcaataaaaaaaatatttatactttgAAAACTGtcatttgtgtttactcaggttgcctttgttctatgttatatctcgttttaatttttgaaacaactaatatgagatatacacaaaagtatatatatcatgatatttCCAGACCCAAGTTTCCTGAGAATGGGCCACAAACACACCCTCTGaagtttgattttgttttaaaggggGCTTCATGTTCAAGCAGTGGAAGGAGAAGTATCTGGTATTGACGGTGGAAGGAAATTTGATGGTGTGCAAAGATGCAGACTCACCACCTGAACAGGTGGTGGCACTGCAGAGTAACTGTGTGTCCATTGTGGAGGGTAAAGAAATCCTGGACTTGCCTCGATTACCCCCTGGAGGGCGCAGAGGGAGCTGCTTTGCCCTCATCTTGCCCCAAGACAAATTCCTCCTGCTGCTGTCCGACAGCCCCGATGAGTGCAGGTGAGCTCACATGCTTGAGTTTGCTGAATAATTATCCTcctcatttacatatttattgtttggGAAAGACTTGTGTGCTCTTAAATTGTACAAAACAAGCAAAGTACCTATGCTGATGGGTATTgcattcattttctttaaaagaaagagATATTTCAGCAGATTTGTTGACTAGAAGTGTCACTTTTATTTCATTCCCAACAGTCATTGGCTGAAGTTACTCAGGAAGGTGAAGGAGGTACGTTAATCTTTAAAACATTATTACTTTCCATTATCATCACATCTCATTACTACGACATATACAGTTGGGTCCAGAAGTCTTAGACCACATTGGACatttgggatttatttatttatttcatttaaatctgTAAATTAACAGAGTTTAAGGATTTGTTTTAAGCAAAGAAActacattaaattaataaaacttgttaAGATTCTGTACTCAGTGgcggttctggcttacttggtgccctagaCAAGATCCAACGTGATGCCCCCCttaatatcaacaacaacaacaacaacaacaacaacatgagaaacagatcaatatttaggtatttttatactctaaatctccactttcacaactgaaagtcacatttgatgcaagtttagtttcactttcacgaCTGAAAGTgttagtggagatttatagtaaaaaaggaacttaaatattgactgtttctcacccacatctatcatatcagttctgaagacatatatttaaccaatggagtcttatagattacttttatgctgcctttatgtgctttttggagcttcaaaattctggccaacattcacttgcatttatggaccaacagagctgagttgttcttttaaaaatattcatttgtatactgcaaaagaaagaaagccatgtttctggaatggcatgagcaaattttcattttagggtgaactatccctttaaataaaaataactagacaatGAATATAGAAATGTAGTAACTATACTGTTGATCATGAttatcttatgtttgttcagaatgtaagaaTAAGCCTTAATcataaggctgagtagcctggcAGGAACAACTCGGGGCACACCCCCCATCACAAACTTGCGAGATCTCTGTGGGGGTGGCTcgatttggggcacctttctcTCATCGCGAGTCAGAACAGTTCGGGGCACCTTTTCCCCATCGCCGATCAGGTACTCTGTGGTGCCGCCCCAGAGAGCGTTGCTGCCCTAGGTGGCTGCCTATATCGCCTATGCCAGGATCTGCTACTGTCTGTACTATTTCTTGTACCCAATATGAAGAAATTCTCTAGTTCAGGTCgttaataatgtaatttattattattatgatttgatTATTTTGGATTATTTGGTATAATTGCATTTGTCCATCTTGAGTTTCCTGGTAGCAATTAGTTGATGAATGTCCATGAGCTTTTTCGTAATTCAACATAAAATTTgacataattatacattttttgaatGCTGTTACTGTTACACTTTTTATTTTCACCATTTCTGAAATCCTGTAGTGTAACTATTAATTAATATGATATTTCCATATTAATTAATACTAAATTAATGCTTAGAATTAATGTGAGCTCATAAAAACAGCATgtataatcattttaaataattgaaaaatatatcagaatagagcatgtcacactgcaggacctgGTATTTGCACTTTTGTTTGGGTATGCAAGTGTAATATTTCATAATAATCTGTTAATTCTAATCCTAACTGCTCACACTATACATCATTCtatttccatgtatttatttatttgacactgTGACACTGCATACTTTATGCTTCTTTAATAACTGACCGGGCTCTCTGAAATTGAAacgtaaaattgtatttttacatgACGATCCATATGTCTCCATAAATGCAGTTCAAAGGCTTTTCTACAGGCGAGAAGAGCTGGATTATTCACGATGAACGTTATGTAATATGTCACGTGGCAGTGCCTTTGCCAGACCCTATATcaatgaaaagtgttttaatcTCCCATGACAGTCTAACAGAGTACTTTGGCATCTTTAATCTCTGGATTAGAAAGACGTTTGCGTGACCGCCCATATTTCCTCTGCATCCTCTGTTTATTCAGGGTGTGACGTCACCGCTCGCCCTGAAGAGGCAGCAGAGCATCACCCCCTGCATCACAGACAGAGAGCCGCTTCCAGATGTGTCCAGTGATAAAGACCCCTCCTCCCCCCACCTCAGCGAAAAGGCCATCAACTCCCCAGACGTCCGATCCAGAGAAAATTCCTTCAGACACAGAGGTGTGCCTCATTTT
The sequence above is a segment of the Xyrauchen texanus isolate HMW12.3.18 chromosome 38, RBS_HiC_50CHRs, whole genome shotgun sequence genome. Coding sequences within it:
- the si:ch1073-83n3.2 gene encoding uncharacterized protein si:ch1073-83n3.2; the protein is MSTAVVHRGFLRKYGGFMFKQWKEKYLVLTVEGNLMVCKDADSPPEQVVALQSNCVSIVEGKEILDLPRLPPGGRRGSCFALILPQDKFLLLLSDSPDECSHWLKLLRKVKEGVTSPLALKRQQSITPCITDREPLPDVSSDKDPSSPHLSEKAINSPDVRSRENSFRHRGSINQRPPRSPTIAPPLRSADCLRHGNSSDARAVRAVCLVMGGAAASSALGYLSSCPPTSSNMAAHAPDMAHSTAFSEAGGGSPYHPCSQAIESPHFNSFDFEGDSDFDAFDCGGFAF